From Oscillospiraceae bacterium CM, a single genomic window includes:
- the mltG gene encoding endolytic transglycosylase MltG, whose product MGNPEYWKNLLGDDYSDDLMNVLQPSEQGKQADAIKAKQPAADEPDDGDRFYSYNAQQDKKTAARKQAPASPAASSGKPNENEEFSVNFDFDGEYRDIPDKRPIRPRREKKSGCLSGVTYVAFVLCVSLLFASLGWLAATDVLGLANEDKLVQVTIPEDFTIGTVADVLYRSGLIKYKLLFEAYAGFSHAVKKIDPGTYELNKNYDYRALVSGMSTHGGKRAEVTLTIPEGFTEKQIFQLLATNNVCTEDELWNTATNEAFEYDFLDNSTLGDKHRLEGFLFPDTYTFYVGDSATRVMSKMLDNFEEKFGADYIKKAKDMGYTVQQIVTIASMIEKEAGGDSERATIASVIYNRLNSSAFPYLQIDATIIYGIDETGEKFSTTANTPYNTYTNKGLPPGPIANPGIASIKAALNPQKTSYYFYALNKSRMHDFFKDAASFDSFVNSDQYGG is encoded by the coding sequence ATGGGAAACCCTGAATACTGGAAAAATCTTTTGGGAGACGATTACAGTGATGACCTCATGAATGTCCTGCAGCCGTCCGAACAGGGAAAACAGGCTGACGCGATAAAGGCAAAGCAGCCAGCGGCGGACGAGCCGGACGACGGCGACCGCTTTTACAGCTATAACGCGCAGCAAGACAAAAAAACGGCAGCGCGAAAACAGGCACCGGCAAGCCCGGCTGCAAGTTCCGGTAAGCCGAATGAAAATGAGGAATTCAGTGTGAATTTTGATTTCGACGGTGAGTACAGAGATATACCGGATAAACGGCCGATACGGCCGCGCCGCGAGAAAAAATCCGGCTGCCTCAGCGGCGTCACCTATGTGGCGTTTGTTCTCTGCGTCAGTTTACTATTCGCGTCGCTCGGCTGGCTTGCCGCGACGGATGTGCTTGGCCTTGCCAATGAGGACAAGCTGGTTCAGGTGACGATCCCGGAGGACTTCACTATTGGCACTGTCGCCGACGTTTTATACCGCAGCGGTTTGATCAAGTATAAGCTTTTATTTGAAGCCTATGCCGGATTTTCACATGCCGTTAAGAAAATTGACCCCGGGACATATGAGCTGAATAAAAACTATGATTACCGCGCCCTCGTCAGCGGCATGTCCACCCATGGCGGAAAACGCGCCGAGGTCACCTTGACAATTCCCGAAGGGTTTACGGAGAAACAGATATTTCAGCTTCTTGCTACCAACAATGTCTGTACGGAGGACGAGCTTTGGAACACAGCGACGAATGAGGCGTTCGAATACGACTTTCTCGACAACAGTACCCTTGGTGACAAGCACAGGCTGGAGGGCTTCCTGTTCCCGGATACGTATACCTTCTACGTCGGCGATTCGGCAACGCGTGTCATGTCAAAAATGCTTGATAATTTTGAAGAAAAGTTCGGCGCGGACTACATCAAGAAGGCGAAGGACATGGGTTATACGGTTCAACAGATCGTTACGATCGCTTCTATGATTGAAAAGGAGGCGGGCGGCGACAGCGAACGGGCAACGATTGCCTCCGTCATCTATAACCGCCTGAACAGCTCGGCCTTCCCATATCTCCAGATCGACGCAACAATTATTTATGGCATTGACGAAACGGGTGAGAAGTTCTCAACTACCGCCAACACGCCATATAACACCTATACAAACAAAGGTTTGCCGCCAGGGCCGATTGCAAACCCCGGTATCGCGTCCATCAAAGCCGCCCTCAATCCCCAAAAGACGAGCTATTACTTCTATGCGCTCAACAAATCGCGCATGCACGACTTCTTTAAGGATGCGGCCTCCTTTGACAGCTTTGTAAACAGCGATCAGTATGGCGGGTAA
- a CDS encoding 5-formyltetrahydrofolate cyclo-ligase — MINEKAAWRKEIAEKIGALTDDYIAQSDTGVFQNIIAMAEYKTAQTIFVYYSLGREVGTHQIIEHALAQGKTVALPVCFPGGIMEARAIKSIDELTLSRYKLMEPLSSTQIIPPEALDFIIVPALSFDRYGFRLGWGGGYYDRFLVKTTGFTAGIARESLLSDVLPHEAHDIPVRRVVTEKSETP, encoded by the coding sequence ATGATAAATGAAAAAGCAGCCTGGCGCAAGGAAATCGCCGAGAAAATCGGCGCATTGACGGACGATTATATTGCCCAAAGCGATACGGGCGTATTTCAGAATATCATCGCGATGGCCGAATATAAAACGGCGCAAACCATTTTTGTATATTATAGCCTTGGGCGTGAGGTCGGTACACATCAAATTATCGAACACGCGCTGGCACAAGGAAAAACGGTCGCGCTGCCGGTCTGCTTTCCGGGCGGGATCATGGAAGCACGTGCCATTAAAAGCATTGATGAACTGACGCTATCCCGTTATAAGCTCATGGAGCCGCTATCCTCAACACAGATCATTCCACCGGAGGCGCTGGACTTTATCATTGTCCCGGCGCTGTCGTTTGACCGCTACGGCTTCCGGCTCGGCTGGGGCGGCGGGTATTATGACCGTTTTCTTGTGAAAACAACCGGCTTTACGGCTGGTATTGCGCGAGAGAGCCTCTTGTCGGACGTTCTGCCGCATGAGGCGCACGATATCCCCGTCCGACGTGTCGTGACGGAAAAAAGCGAGACTCCGTAA
- a CDS encoding thymidylate kinase, translating to MTMGKLIVFEGIDGSGKSTQFKRICDRFEAAGVSFRRLAFPQYQEMSSALIKMYLAGEFGADPADVNPYAASSFFAVDRYASFVKDWGGYYSGGGLILTDRYTTSNALHQGSKLPERKRPAFFKWLYDFEFNKMGMPKPDTVLYLDISVETAAARIQNRQARTGTDSDIHERDIEYLKCCASSGLQAADYYGWKKIACIRDGKERAAQDVHAEIYELLISEVPYDK from the coding sequence ATGACGATGGGTAAGTTAATCGTATTTGAAGGTATCGACGGCAGTGGGAAATCAACACAGTTCAAGCGAATCTGCGATCGCTTTGAAGCGGCGGGGGTTTCCTTCCGCCGTCTGGCGTTTCCACAGTATCAGGAAATGTCCTCCGCCCTTATAAAAATGTATCTGGCGGGGGAATTTGGTGCCGACCCGGCGGACGTTAACCCGTATGCCGCGTCATCTTTTTTTGCCGTTGACCGGTATGCCTCCTTTGTGAAGGACTGGGGCGGCTATTACAGCGGCGGCGGGCTTATTTTAACCGACCGCTATACAACGAGCAACGCGCTGCATCAGGGCTCCAAGCTCCCGGAAAGAAAGCGACCGGCGTTTTTTAAATGGCTGTATGATTTTGAATTTAATAAGATGGGGATGCCCAAACCAGATACCGTCTTGTATCTCGATATATCTGTTGAAACGGCGGCCGCGCGTATTCAAAATCGCCAAGCCAGAACAGGCACCGATAGCGACATCCACGAGCGCGATATCGAATACCTGAAATGCTGTGCATCGAGCGGCCTGCAAGCGGCAGATTACTACGGCTGGAAAAAAATTGCTTGCATCCGGGATGGCAAAGAGCGGGCAGCGCAGGATGTTCACGCAGAGATTTATGAGCTTCTAATCAGTGAGGTGCCGTATGATAAATGA
- a CDS encoding WecB/TagA/CpsF family glycosyltransferase, with the protein MRTDVYGVGFDNLTMEEAVGRAEALLEAQNTSYVVTPNPEIVWLCRSDPELKEIISGAALVLPDGIGVVYGAKILGRPLKGKLAGIEFAEKLMESMARTNKSIFLLGAKPGIAEKAAENLANKYPGLAVAGTADGYFQEDGPVVEKINNAKPDLLLVCLGAPKQERWMARNLRRLNVRVMAGLGGSLDVYAGVVARAPDVWIKLHLEWLYRLKKEPWRWRRMTKLPLFVLAVIGWRLRGK; encoded by the coding sequence ATGAGAACGGATGTATACGGCGTCGGCTTTGACAATCTGACGATGGAAGAGGCCGTTGGGCGGGCGGAAGCGCTTTTGGAAGCGCAGAACACCTCTTATGTAGTGACGCCGAACCCTGAAATCGTCTGGCTCTGCCGGTCGGATCCGGAATTAAAAGAGATCATATCCGGCGCCGCGCTTGTCCTGCCGGATGGCATCGGCGTAGTTTATGGAGCAAAAATTCTTGGCCGCCCGCTCAAGGGCAAACTGGCCGGGATTGAATTTGCCGAAAAATTAATGGAAAGCATGGCACGCACCAATAAAAGCATTTTCTTGCTCGGTGCCAAACCCGGCATTGCCGAAAAGGCCGCCGAAAACCTTGCCAATAAATATCCCGGCTTGGCTGTTGCCGGGACGGCCGACGGATATTTTCAGGAAGACGGCCCTGTCGTTGAAAAGATTAACAACGCAAAGCCGGACCTTTTGCTCGTCTGTCTTGGCGCGCCGAAGCAGGAGCGCTGGATGGCACGCAACTTGAGGCGCCTCAACGTCCGCGTTATGGCCGGGCTTGGCGGCTCGCTGGATGTTTATGCCGGCGTTGTGGCGCGCGCACCGGACGTTTGGATCAAGCTCCATCTGGAATGGCTGTACCGGCTAAAAAAGGAACCGTGGCGCTGGCGGCGGATGACAAAGCTGCCGCTGTTTGTGCTGGCAGTAATCGGCTGGAGGCTCAGAGGGAAATGA
- a CDS encoding AMP-binding protein, translated as MTANDQISSRLLDMAVRIKELREIIGLSQDEMAQKTDLSAETYRTYESGIVDLPFSFIHKCAFIFGVDMTELLEGSGAHLSSYTITRKGKGKMTAHEPGIDIKDLAPLFRHKLVEPFWVTYAYSEALQDKPIAQSTHAGQEFDIIISGKLKIQIGEHTEILTEGDSIYYDSSTPHGMLAVDGKDCVFCAVVVPGAKTQAPVLPGKTPEPAAATATRIYEDFITTVEDAHGALQAISFKNRETFNFAFDVVDVLGVKKPEKLAMLHIDRNKVERRFTFGDISRMSARAANYFRSLGIKKGDRVMLVLKRNYQFWLAIIALHKLGAVVIPATDQLLEKDFVYRFNAAGVSALVCTAESGAAQEAEKAMAQCPQVAVQIIASGTREGWHHFDSEYEMFRSTFPRTDDTACGFEPMLMYFTSGTTGYPKIAAHNFTYPLGHFITAKYWHCVDPEGIHFTISDTGWGKAMWGKLYGQWLCEAAVFTYDFDRFDANDILPMFRQYGITTFCAPPTMYRFMIKEDLSKFDLTAIKYATTAGEALNPEVFNQFKKATGLSVMEGFGQTETTLALGSLVGMVPKVGAMGKPTPLYDIDLVDSDGNPVGVGETGEIVIRTDKEIPCGLFMGYYLDEAKTSAAWHDGLYHTGDTAWRDEEGYYWFVGRMDDVIKSSGYRIGPFEIESVIMELPYVLECAVSPAPDEIRGQVVKASIVLTKGTEPSDALAKEIQEYVKTHTAPYKYPRIVVFRESLPKTISGKIQRNKL; from the coding sequence ATGACTGCAAACGATCAGATCTCCTCGAGACTGCTTGACATGGCAGTGCGCATTAAAGAACTGCGTGAAATTATCGGTTTAAGTCAGGATGAGATGGCCCAGAAAACAGACCTCAGCGCCGAAACGTATCGGACATATGAATCCGGTATTGTCGATTTGCCTTTTTCCTTTATTCACAAGTGCGCGTTTATCTTTGGCGTGGACATGACGGAGCTTTTGGAGGGCAGCGGCGCACATCTGTCTTCCTATACGATCACACGCAAAGGCAAAGGGAAAATGACGGCGCACGAGCCGGGTATTGACATTAAGGATTTAGCTCCGCTTTTCCGCCATAAGCTCGTCGAGCCGTTTTGGGTCACATACGCCTATTCAGAAGCGCTGCAAGACAAGCCAATTGCCCAGTCAACGCACGCCGGTCAGGAATTTGATATCATTATCAGCGGCAAGCTGAAAATTCAAATCGGCGAGCACACGGAAATACTCACCGAGGGCGACAGCATTTATTATGACAGCTCAACGCCACACGGCATGCTCGCCGTCGACGGGAAAGACTGCGTTTTCTGCGCCGTCGTTGTCCCCGGTGCAAAAACGCAAGCGCCGGTACTGCCCGGCAAAACGCCCGAGCCTGCCGCTGCGACTGCCACCCGTATTTATGAGGACTTTATCACAACGGTTGAAGACGCGCACGGCGCTTTGCAGGCCATCTCCTTTAAAAATAGGGAGACGTTCAACTTCGCCTTTGACGTGGTAGATGTGCTGGGCGTGAAAAAGCCGGAGAAGCTCGCAATGCTGCACATTGACCGCAACAAGGTCGAGCGCCGCTTTACATTCGGCGATATCAGCCGCATGTCGGCACGCGCGGCCAACTACTTCCGCTCGCTCGGCATCAAAAAAGGTGACCGCGTCATGCTTGTTTTAAAGCGCAACTATCAGTTCTGGCTCGCCATTATCGCCCTGCACAAGCTTGGGGCGGTCGTGATCCCGGCAACTGACCAGCTGCTTGAGAAGGATTTTGTTTATCGTTTCAACGCCGCCGGCGTCAGCGCGCTTGTCTGCACGGCCGAGTCGGGCGCCGCACAGGAGGCCGAGAAGGCGATGGCGCAATGTCCGCAGGTCGCCGTCCAAATTATCGCCTCCGGCACGCGCGAAGGCTGGCATCATTTTGACAGCGAATATGAAATGTTCAGGAGCACTTTCCCGCGGACGGACGATACGGCGTGCGGCTTTGAACCGATGCTCATGTACTTCACCTCGGGTACGACAGGGTATCCCAAAATCGCGGCTCACAACTTTACATACCCGCTCGGCCACTTCATCACTGCTAAATACTGGCATTGTGTCGACCCAGAAGGCATTCATTTCACGATCTCCGATACCGGCTGGGGCAAGGCCATGTGGGGTAAGCTTTACGGCCAGTGGCTCTGCGAAGCGGCCGTCTTTACGTATGATTTTGACCGCTTTGACGCCAATGATATTTTGCCGATGTTCCGGCAATACGGCATCACCACTTTCTGCGCGCCACCAACGATGTACCGCTTTATGATCAAGGAGGATCTGTCAAAATTTGATCTGACCGCCATCAAGTATGCCACCACTGCCGGGGAGGCGCTCAACCCTGAGGTCTTCAATCAGTTTAAAAAGGCAACCGGCCTATCCGTTATGGAGGGCTTCGGCCAGACGGAGACGACGCTGGCGCTCGGCAGCCTCGTCGGCATGGTGCCGAAGGTCGGCGCGATGGGTAAGCCGACGCCCTTGTACGATATTGACCTTGTTGACAGCGACGGCAATCCTGTCGGCGTCGGAGAAACGGGCGAAATTGTCATTCGCACTGACAAGGAGATTCCATGCGGTCTCTTCATGGGCTATTATCTCGACGAGGCGAAAACGAGCGCCGCCTGGCATGACGGCCTTTATCACACGGGCGATACAGCCTGGCGTGACGAAGAAGGCTACTACTGGTTTGTCGGCCGTATGGACGATGTCATCAAATCCTCCGGCTACCGCATTGGGCCATTTGAGATCGAAAGCGTCATCATGGAGCTGCCTTATGTTTTGGAATGCGCCGTCTCACCCGCACCGGACGAAATCCGCGGCCAGGTTGTCAAGGCCAGCATTGTGCTGACGAAGGGCACCGAACCGAGCGACGCGCTGGCCAAGGAAATTCAGGAATACGTCAAAACACATACGGCGCCGTATAAATACCCGCGCATTGTCGTCTTCCGGGAATCGCTGCCGAAGACAATTAGCGGTAAGATTCAGAGAAATAAGCTCTAA
- a CDS encoding MFS transporter, with product MTQSQQIKYSKIGVLALAHLLNDFYSNFLPQLIPFLAVLFVGFTATQASILVSAFTISSSLIQPVFGFLLDRQGKRWLVYIGTVWMGVMLSLTGLVGNFPLLVVLAALAGLGTAAFHPQATTMVNVLSGDRKAVLISAFVAFGNFGFALSPLLLVPLFQAFGLRATVFTVIPGVLVALLLLFFAPRDNVLAGAITPLKEVIASLKKASRELGAIVGVIAIRSLAYTSMLTLLPLYFKAENISNVAASHLVTIMLAAGAVGGVTGGFISDLYGRKRLIVGSLALSTPLFFGFYLFSGTIGTIFLALAGAALLSSFSVTVVAAQEAIPNNKALAAGLTMGFAGGLGGLAAIVMGTVADAWGLKTAIFIVFLLPLIAGLFGLLLKKRPSARSRRAA from the coding sequence ATGACACAGTCCCAACAGATCAAATACTCAAAAATCGGCGTGCTGGCCTTAGCGCATCTGCTCAATGACTTTTACAGCAACTTTCTGCCGCAGCTGATTCCTTTTCTGGCCGTTTTATTTGTCGGCTTTACGGCGACGCAGGCGTCGATTCTCGTCTCTGCGTTCACAATATCGTCGTCATTGATTCAGCCGGTTTTCGGCTTTTTGCTCGACAGGCAAGGCAAGCGCTGGCTTGTCTATATCGGAACCGTGTGGATGGGCGTCATGCTCAGCTTAACGGGTCTCGTCGGCAACTTTCCGCTGCTCGTTGTTTTAGCGGCACTGGCGGGACTTGGCACGGCGGCCTTTCACCCACAGGCAACGACAATGGTGAACGTTCTGAGCGGGGACAGGAAGGCTGTTTTAATATCGGCATTTGTCGCGTTCGGCAATTTCGGTTTTGCACTCAGCCCACTGCTGCTCGTCCCGCTTTTTCAGGCCTTTGGCCTCCGGGCGACCGTCTTTACCGTTATCCCGGGCGTTCTGGTGGCGCTGCTTCTGTTGTTTTTTGCCCCGCGCGACAATGTTCTTGCCGGGGCGATAACGCCGCTTAAAGAAGTTATTGCGTCGCTCAAAAAAGCGTCACGCGAGCTTGGGGCGATTGTTGGCGTCATCGCGATCCGTTCGCTCGCCTACACATCCATGCTCACGCTGCTGCCGCTTTATTTTAAGGCGGAGAACATTTCAAACGTCGCGGCGAGTCATCTTGTTACGATCATGCTGGCGGCTGGCGCCGTTGGGGGCGTAACGGGCGGCTTTATATCAGATTTATATGGGCGGAAACGGCTCATAGTCGGCTCGCTCGCTTTGTCAACACCGCTCTTTTTCGGATTCTATTTGTTCTCTGGAACGATCGGCACCATTTTTCTTGCGCTGGCAGGCGCCGCGCTCCTGTCAAGCTTTTCCGTTACCGTTGTTGCCGCGCAGGAGGCCATTCCGAACAACAAGGCGCTTGCGGCCGGTCTAACGATGGGCTTTGCGGGCGGCCTTGGCGGCCTTGCGGCGATCGTGATGGGAACGGTTGCCGACGCGTGGGGGCTGAAGACGGCAATTTTCATCGTTTTTCTGCTGCCCCTCATAGCGGGCCTTTTCGGCCTGCTCCTGAAAAAAAGACCGTCGGCCCGGTCGCGCCGCGCGGCGTGA
- the yabP gene encoding sporulation protein YabP: MPYEEKYKTAELPHNVIMEGRKKVSVSGVEDVESFDDNEIVMRTTQGILIVRGRGLRIEKLNLDSGDVVLDGMVDRLEYEDDARVSGGLFSRLFK, from the coding sequence ATGCCGTACGAGGAAAAATATAAGACCGCCGAGCTTCCGCACAATGTGATCATGGAGGGCCGGAAAAAGGTCTCTGTCTCCGGCGTTGAAGACGTCGAGAGCTTTGACGATAATGAAATCGTTATGCGCACAACGCAAGGGATTCTCATCGTCCGCGGCAGAGGGCTTCGGATCGAAAAACTGAACCTTGACAGCGGTGACGTTGTGCTCGACGGAATGGTTGACCGGCTTGAATATGAAGATGACGCGCGCGTTTCAGGCGGTTTGTTCAGCCGTCTTTTCAAGTAG
- a CDS encoding spore cortex biosynthesis protein YabQ translates to MEIPVTEQVIQAASSLLLGAAAGFLYDFFRVVRRRAPSGTVTMIADFLFWLVCGAGLFLLGLSLGGGRQRIFMSVVAVTGATLYFITLSRISLAICNKLADIIIFILFCLSRPVVWLYLAMKKICLFIKNIFHYLQKWYKLEIDNVFRPSHQIRLQKARSKGVQHEAEKGRYHYENYHLRNDRLRIGSSYQSQNADRRRPYGAGGAPPAGDGKRNVKRRASVSNRSQQR, encoded by the coding sequence ATGGAAATCCCCGTCACAGAGCAAGTAATCCAGGCGGCCTCCTCCCTGCTGTTGGGGGCGGCCGCCGGTTTCTTATACGATTTTTTCCGTGTTGTGCGGCGCCGGGCACCGTCGGGCACCGTGACAATGATCGCTGATTTTCTATTTTGGCTCGTGTGCGGCGCGGGTCTTTTTCTGCTTGGCCTGTCTCTCGGCGGCGGCCGTCAGCGGATTTTTATGAGCGTTGTCGCCGTGACGGGTGCCACTTTGTATTTTATCACGCTCAGCCGGATATCACTTGCCATCTGCAACAAGCTGGCAGATATTATTATCTTTATTCTCTTTTGTCTGTCGAGACCTGTCGTTTGGTTATACTTGGCCATGAAAAAAATCTGTTTATTTATCAAAAACATCTTTCATTATCTGCAAAAATGGTATAAACTTGAGATTGATAACGTTTTCCGGCCGTCACACCAGATAAGGCTTCAAAAAGCCCGCTCGAAAGGAGTCCAGCATGAAGCTGAAAAGGGCAGGTACCATTACGAAAATTATCATCTTCGCAATGATCGTCTACGCATCGGTAGCTCTTATCAATCTCAGAACGCAGATCGACGCCGCCCGTACGGCGCAGGAGGCGCTCCGCCAGCAGGTGACGGAAAAAGAAACGTCAAACGCCGCGCTTCAGTATCAAATCGATCACAGCAGCGATAA
- a CDS encoding S1 RNA-binding domain-containing protein, with product MDFEVGSIVTGKVTGITKFGAFVSLVPGKSGLVHISEIADTYVNDIREHLTDGQEVTVKVIGMDNNGRINLSIKAALPKAPRPVRNDAPRRAPVAPRHNGERLSSPPPVFEATFEDKLKRFMQDSDSKISGLKQYADKKGPRRRGR from the coding sequence ATGGATTTTGAAGTGGGATCAATTGTCACAGGCAAGGTCACCGGCATCACGAAATTCGGCGCTTTTGTCTCCCTTGTGCCGGGGAAATCTGGGCTTGTGCATATTTCGGAAATCGCCGATACATATGTCAACGATATTCGCGAGCACTTGACGGACGGGCAGGAAGTCACCGTCAAGGTGATTGGCATGGACAACAACGGTAGAATCAACCTCTCAATCAAAGCGGCCCTTCCGAAAGCGCCGCGCCCCGTTCGTAACGACGCCCCGCGCCGCGCCCCAGTTGCGCCGCGCCATAATGGCGAACGTCTTTCCAGCCCGCCGCCTGTGTTTGAGGCAACTTTTGAGGATAAGCTCAAGCGCTTTATGCAAGATTCCGACAGCAAAATTTCCGGGCTCAAGCAGTATGCCGATAAAAAAGGGCCGCGCCGCCGCGGCCGATAA
- a CDS encoding AAA family ATPase: MPEPALKPPGSYLSSLSDFAELLGVIESAEHAANELLEETGGALHDAAPKTKAEQSPEKPDLNALLCQLDALIGLRNIKSSVRSLINLVKVRKLREENGLTVPPVSLHMVFTGNPGTGKTTVARILSSLFCAIGVLSKGQLVEVDRSGLVAGYVGQTAMKTSGVIQSALGGILFIDEAYALVSKDGVNDFGHEAIETLLKAMEDHRDDFIVIVAGYDALMAAFIASNPGLQSRFNRYFAFDDYTSDELGSIFKSLCEQNEYVIADDAAAYASAYFDALYAQRDEHFGNARDVRNFFENAVTVHSDRVSCFEQPTRDVLMLLTREDLENAAAMT; the protein is encoded by the coding sequence ATGCCGGAACCGGCACTTAAACCGCCCGGCTCGTATTTAAGCAGCTTGTCCGATTTTGCCGAATTACTCGGCGTCATCGAATCGGCGGAGCATGCGGCAAATGAGCTTCTTGAAGAAACGGGCGGCGCGCTGCATGACGCCGCCCCGAAGACAAAGGCCGAGCAATCCCCCGAAAAGCCTGATTTAAACGCCCTGCTCTGCCAGCTTGACGCGCTGATCGGTTTGCGGAACATTAAATCAAGCGTCCGAAGTCTCATTAACCTCGTCAAGGTACGCAAGCTGCGTGAGGAAAACGGCCTGACCGTGCCGCCGGTCTCTCTGCACATGGTGTTTACCGGCAATCCGGGTACCGGGAAAACGACGGTCGCGCGCATCCTCTCTTCCCTTTTCTGCGCGATCGGCGTTTTGTCGAAGGGCCAGCTTGTTGAGGTTGACCGCTCAGGTCTCGTCGCCGGATACGTTGGTCAGACGGCCATGAAGACAAGTGGTGTTATTCAAAGCGCACTCGGCGGCATTTTATTTATTGACGAGGCATATGCCCTCGTCTCGAAAGACGGCGTCAACGACTTCGGCCACGAGGCCATTGAGACGCTCTTGAAGGCGATGGAGGATCATCGTGACGACTTCATCGTCATCGTGGCCGGGTACGACGCGCTGATGGCGGCGTTTATCGCCTCAAACCCCGGGCTTCAGTCCCGCTTTAACCGTTACTTTGCCTTTGACGATTACACAAGTGATGAGCTGGGCAGTATTTTTAAATCCCTTTGTGAGCAAAACGAATATGTCATAGCCGACGATGCCGCGGCTTATGCCAGCGCTTATTTCGATGCCCTTTATGCGCAGCGGGACGAGCATTTCGGCAACGCGCGCGATGTGCGCAATTTCTTTGAAAACGCCGTAACCGTCCATTCAGACCGCGTCTCCTGCTTTGAGCAGCCCACACGCGACGTGCTGATGCTGCTAACGCGCGAAGACCTTGAAAATGCAGCAGCAATGACGTAA